A genome region from Thermomonospora amylolytica includes the following:
- a CDS encoding DedA family protein: MIAGGGQGQQELNGIAGWAADVIDALGAVGVGLLIALENIFPPLPSEVVLPLAGFTASEGKVNVVAVIAGATAGSLLGALVLYGLGAWLGHERACRLADRLPFVDTAELDRATAWFADHGGKTVLFGRVVPVVRSLVSVPAGIERMPLTRFCLYTAIGSGAWNTLFVLLGYVLGERWTQAEKFANWATYAVLALAVLWTVKFVVGRMRARARSSA, translated from the coding sequence GCGGGCGGTGGACAGGGACAGCAGGAGCTGAACGGCATAGCGGGATGGGCCGCCGACGTCATCGACGCGCTCGGCGCGGTCGGCGTCGGCCTGCTGATCGCGCTGGAGAACATCTTCCCCCCGCTGCCGAGCGAGGTGGTGCTGCCGCTGGCCGGGTTCACCGCCAGCGAGGGGAAGGTCAACGTGGTCGCGGTGATCGCCGGGGCCACCGCGGGATCGCTGCTGGGCGCGCTGGTGCTGTACGGGCTCGGCGCCTGGCTGGGGCACGAGCGGGCCTGCCGGCTCGCCGACCGGCTCCCGTTCGTGGACACCGCCGAACTGGACCGGGCCACCGCCTGGTTCGCCGACCACGGCGGCAAGACCGTGCTGTTCGGCCGGGTGGTGCCGGTGGTGCGCAGCCTGGTGTCGGTCCCGGCCGGGATCGAACGGATGCCGCTGACCCGGTTCTGCCTCTACACCGCGATCGGCAGCGGGGCGTGGAACACGCTGTTCGTGCTGCTCGGGTACGTGCTGGGCGAGCGGTGGACGCAGGCGGAGAAGTTCGCCAACTGGGCCACCTACGCGGTGCTCGCGCTGGCCGTGCTGTGGACGGTCAAGTTCGTGGTCGGCCGGATGCGCGCCCGCGCCCGCAGCTCGGCCTGA
- a CDS encoding FABP family protein produces the protein MEPELHPDLKPLEFLVGEWEGAGVGGYPTIESFRFGQEISFTHTGKPFLIYTSRTWLLDDEGGLDRPLATETGYWRPLPDNEVEVTLAHPTGIVEIYLGNVAFSRVELRTDVVARTATAKEVTAGHRLYGLIGEDLGWAYDMAAMGQPLQSHVSAQLKRVR, from the coding sequence ATGGAGCCCGAGCTGCACCCCGATCTCAAGCCGCTGGAATTCCTGGTCGGCGAGTGGGAGGGCGCCGGAGTCGGCGGCTACCCCACCATCGAGAGCTTCCGGTTCGGCCAGGAGATCTCGTTCACCCACACCGGCAAGCCGTTCCTGATCTACACCAGCCGGACCTGGCTGCTGGACGACGAGGGCGGCCTGGACCGGCCGCTGGCCACCGAGACGGGCTACTGGCGGCCGCTGCCCGACAACGAGGTCGAGGTCACCCTGGCGCACCCCACCGGCATCGTGGAGATCTACCTCGGGAACGTGGCGTTCAGCCGGGTGGAGCTGCGCACCGACGTGGTCGCCCGCACCGCCACCGCCAAGGAGGTCACCGCCGGGCACCGGCTGTACGGGCTGATCGGTGAGGACCTGGGCTGGGCCTACGACATGGCCGCCATGGGGCAGCCGCTGCAGTCGCACGTGTCGGCGCAGCTCAAGCGGGTCCGGTAG